In the Hordeum vulgare subsp. vulgare chromosome 7H, MorexV3_pseudomolecules_assembly, whole genome shotgun sequence genome, one interval contains:
- the LOC123410017 gene encoding putative cis-zeatin O-glucosyltransferase — MESSVAVVAVPFPMQGHLNQLLHLSLQLASEPRGLDLDLHYAAPAAHVRQARARVHGWDAQALRSVHFHELDIPAFAAPPPDPDAASPFPAHIMPMFEAYVAGAAAPLAALLRELSASRRRVVVVHDVMNAFAAVEAERLPNGESFGLYCGAVSYMVGMLDAGHRLLRESGLEYAPMDRYVSREFMECAKRQSSMAQSVSRGGGMIGNTCRALEGEFVDAFAETFAAVGQRIFAVGPLSPLLEPGQIDAKQGRHECLDWLDKQPAASVLYVSFGSTSSLRGGQVAELAAALKGSKQRFIWVLRDADRGSVSTDDADGRRHARLASEFAEQTRGTGLVITGWAPQLEILAHPATAAFMSHCGWNSTVESMSHGKPILAWPMHSDQPWDAQFVEKYLGAGLLVRPWEKHGEVTPAATIQQAIETAMVGEEGLAMRRRAKALGEAVRACAAADGSSRKDLQDFVAHLTR; from the coding sequence ATGgagtcgtcggtggcggtggtggcggtgccGTTCCCGATGCAGGGCCACCTGAACCAGCTGCTGCACCTGTCGCTGCAGCTCGCGTCGGAGCCGCGCGGCCTGGACCTGGACCTGCACTACGCGGCGCCCGCGGCGCACGTCCGCCAGGCCCGCGCGCGCGTGCACGGCTGGGACGCGCAGGCGCTCCGCTCCGTCCACTTCCACGAGCTCGACATCCCCGCgttcgccgccccgccgcccgacCCGGACGCCGCCTCGCCGTTCCCGGCCCACATCATGCCCATGTTCGAGGCCTACGTCGCCGGCGCGGCCGCCCCGCTCGCCGCGCTCCTCCGGGAGCTCTCCGCGTCCCGCCGCCGCGTGGTCGTCGTGCACGACGTCATGAACGCCTTCGCCGCCGTCGAGGCGGAGCGCCTGCCCAACGGGGAGTCCTTCGGGCTCTACTGCGGCGCCGTGTCGTACATGGTCGGCATGCTGGACGCCGGGCACCGCCTCCTGCGGGAGAGCGGCCTCGAGTACGCCCCCATGGACAGGTACGTGTCCAGGGAGTTCATGGAGTGCGCCAAGAGGCAGTCGAGCATGGCGCAGTCGGTCTCGCGCGGTGGCGGCATGATCGGCAATACGTGCCGCGCGCTAGAGGGCGAGTTCGTCGACGCCTTCGCCGAGACCTTCGCCGCCGTCGGCCAGAGGATCTTTGCCGTCGGGCCGTTGAGCCCCCTGCTTGAGCCGGGCCAGATCGACGCGAAGCAGGGGCGGCACGAGTGCCTGGACTGGCTCGACAAGCAGCCGGCGGCGTCGGTGCTCTACGTGTCGTTCGGCTCGACGTCCTCGCTCCGAGGGGGGCAGGTGGCTGAGCTTGCCGCGGCGCTGAAGGGCAGCAAGCAGCGGTTCATCTGGGTGTTGCGGGACGCCGACCGCGGCAGCGTATCCACGGACGACGCCGATGGCCGCCGGCACGCGAGGCTGGCGTCCGAGTTCGCCGAGCAGACCCGGGGCACGGGGCTGGTGATCACCGGGTGGGCACCGCAGCTGGAGATCCTGGCGCACCCGGCCACGGCGGCTTTCATGAGCCACTGCGGCTGGAACTCGACCGTGGAGAGCATGAGCCACGGGAAGCCGATCCTCGCGTGGCCCATGCACTCCGACCAGCCGTGGGACGCGCAGTTCGTCGAGAAATACCTCGGGGCCGGCCTCCTGGTGAGGCCGTGGGAGAAGCACGGCGAGGTGACGCCGGCGGCGACCATACAGCAGGCGATCGAGACGGCGATGGTCGGCGAGGAAGGGCTCGCGATGAGGCGGCGCGCCAAGGCGCTCGGGGAGGCCGTTCGCGCCTGCGCGGCAGCAGACGGCTCGTCGCGCAAGGATTTGCAGGATTTCGTTGCTCACCTGACTAGGTGA